GGCGATGCGCCGGTACAGGGCATTGGCGAAACGATTGGGTTTACCCAGCCCCAGGGGCATGCCCATGTGAATGTGTTGCGGCAAACGCGCGAGCACTTCATCCACCGCATGCTCGATAGAACAGGATTGCAGCATCTGACCCTCCGGGGACCGTCCATGAATTGAGGTTGGACCGAGCTTGCCGGGAGTTTGCTGCATTGACCAGTACACAGGGCAAATTACGCCCACAAAAAAGCCGCTCGTAAGCGGCTTTTTCGCTGAAGATGGCGGCTTATTTCAGGCCGGACATCTTCTGGATTGCACCTTTGAGCTCGTCATCGGAGCAATCGGCGCAAGTGCCTTTAGGCGGCATTGCGTTGATCCCGGTGATGGCCTTGGCCAGGATGCCGTCGAGGCCGCCCTGGTGATCGGCGCGCTCTTTCCAGGCTGCGGTGTCACCGATTTTCGGTGCGCCCAACAGGCCGGTGCCGTGGCAAGCGTTGCAGTGCTTGGCGATCACGTCATCCGGGGATTTCGCGCCACCGCCACCGCCCGCAGAGGCGGCCACTTCCATACCCTTGCATTCCTGCCCCTGGACGCAGACCTGGCCGACAGGCTCAAGACGCTTGGCAATATCATCATTAGTCGCAGCTTGAGCGCTGACTGCCCAAAGGGCCAATACGGTTGCTGGTGCGGCCAGCATTTTCATAATTAGGTTCACGCGTACACCCTCAATGGTGGCTAGTCACGCCTGCGGCCACGGTTTCGCAGGCGGGCGAAAGTATAACGGTTAGCCCGCCACACTGAAACAACCCCAAAGTCGAAGGGGTCTTATTCGCGGCAAAATGTCGCTGGGGGCCTCTCTGCAAGCCTTGCAGGACGCCTCTTGATCTAGAAGTTCGCCGGAGTGGCTGCGCTGATTAGTCGCGCCGGAACATCGAACGGATTACGGAAACGGTGCGGCTTCGTACTCTCAAAGTAGTAGCTGTCGCCGGCTTCGAGGACAAATGTTTCAAGCCCTACCACCAGTTCCAGGCGCCCCTCGAGGAGAATCCCGGTTTCCTCGCCGTCATGGGTGAGCATCTCTTCACCGGTATCGGCACCCGGCGGGTAGATCTCGTTGAGGAAGGCAATGGCGCGGCTCGGATGAGCCCGGCCCACCAGCTTCATGGTCACCGCACCATCGGAGATGTCGATCAGTTCGTGGGCCTTGTAGACGATCTGAGAAGGCGTTTCCTGGAGAATTTCCTCGGAGAAGAACTCCACCATGGACATGGGAATGCCGCCCAGCACCTTGCGCAGCGAGCTGATCGAGGGGCTGACGCTGTTCTTTTCGATCATTGAAATGGTGCTATTGGTGACGCCCGCACGCTTGGCGAGTTCACGCTGGGAAAGACCTTTCAGTTTACGGATGGATTGCAGTCGTTCACCGACGTCCAATGCGGCAGCCTCCTAGGCGGGAATCAGGCGTTGTTGTAATTGAGCGTTATCATGGCGACAGCGTTCAGTATTTACAACACTTGCTCCCGATTCCCCCCGGGAAGGCGACTTTCGGTACAGCCCACGGAATCTCAGCCTTCGCAGTACACCAACGGTACCCGGCGCAGGTTGCAGAACAGCTGATAAGGGATGGTATCGGCGGCCTGCGCAACATCGCTGGCGAGGATGTTCTTGCCCCACAACTCCACGGTCGAACCAAGACCGGCCTGGGGCACGTCCGTCAGGTCGACACACAGCATGTCCATGGACACCCGGCCCAGCAGGCGGCTGCGCTGGCCGGCCACCAGTACCGGCGTACCAGTAGGCGCATGGCGCGGATAACCGTCGGCATACCCCATGGCCACCACGCCGATGCGCATTGGCCTGTCGGTGATGAACCTGGCGCCGTAGCCCACCGGCTCGCCGGCCGGCAGTTCACGCACGCAGATCACCTTGGACTCCAGGGTCATTACCGGCTGCAAGCGCGCGGCCACCGAGTTGTTTTCTTCGAACGGCGTCGAACCGTAGAGCATGATGCCCGGGCGCACCCAATCGCTGGGTACGCTGGGCCAGCCCATGACCGCCGGCGAATTGCGCAGGCTGATTTCCGCTCCGAGGCCCTGGCGAGCCGCTTCGAATACCGCCACCTGCTCGCTGCTACGCGGGCAGTCCAGTTCATCGGCGCGGGCAAAGTGGCTCATCAGCACGATCTTCTCGACCTTGCCGCTGGCCTGCAGGCGCTGATACGCCGCCTGGTAATCCTTGGGATGCAGGCCGACCCGGTGCATGCCCGAATCCAGCTTGAGCCAGACCGTCAGTGGCTTGGCCACGGCCGCCTGCTCGATGGCTTCGAGTTGCCACAGCGAATGCACCACGCACCAGAAATCATGCTCGACGATCAGCGCCAGCTCGGATGCTTCGAAAAAACCTTCCAGCAGCAGCACCGGCGCACGAATGCCCGCGGCGCGCAGCTCCAGGGCTTCTTCGATGCAGGCCACGGCGAAACCGTCGGCCTCGCCTTCCAGTGCCTGGGCGCAGCGCACCGCGCCATGGCCGTAGGCATCGGCCTTGATCACCGCGAGAGCACGAACTCCCGAGGTTTCACGGGCCAGTTGGTAGTTGTGACGCAGGGCTTGGAGATCGATCAGGGCACGGGCAGGGCGCATGGCGGCAGACTTCTAGGCGGTCATGGGGAATAAAAAACCGGTGCTGGATAACGGCGAGCCGCCACCGGCACCGGGAGAGGGATCTTGTCGCTTAAGGCAGAGCGGCCACTACGGACAGCTCGACCAGGATTTCCGGTTCGCACAGCTTGGCTTCGACCGTGGCCCGGGCCGGCGCCACGCCTTTTGGCAGCCACTGGTCCCAGACACTGTTCATGCCAGCGAAGTGGGCATCGATGTCCTTCAGGTAGATGGTCACCGACAGCAGCTTG
The DNA window shown above is from Pseudomonas protegens CHA0 and carries:
- a CDS encoding c-type cytochrome, translating into MKMLAAPATVLALWAVSAQAATNDDIAKRLEPVGQVCVQGQECKGMEVAASAGGGGGAKSPDDVIAKHCNACHGTGLLGAPKIGDTAAWKERADHQGGLDGILAKAITGINAMPPKGTCADCSDDELKGAIQKMSGLK
- a CDS encoding cupin domain-containing protein — encoded protein: MDVGERLQSIRKLKGLSQRELAKRAGVTNSTISMIEKNSVSPSISSLRKVLGGIPMSMVEFFSEEILQETPSQIVYKAHELIDISDGAVTMKLVGRAHPSRAIAFLNEIYPPGADTGEEMLTHDGEETGILLEGRLELVVGLETFVLEAGDSYYFESTKPHRFRNPFDVPARLISAATPANF
- the alr gene encoding alanine racemase, giving the protein MRPARALIDLQALRHNYQLARETSGVRALAVIKADAYGHGAVRCAQALEGEADGFAVACIEEALELRAAGIRAPVLLLEGFFEASELALIVEHDFWCVVHSLWQLEAIEQAAVAKPLTVWLKLDSGMHRVGLHPKDYQAAYQRLQASGKVEKIVLMSHFARADELDCPRSSEQVAVFEAARQGLGAEISLRNSPAVMGWPSVPSDWVRPGIMLYGSTPFEENNSVAARLQPVMTLESKVICVRELPAGEPVGYGARFITDRPMRIGVVAMGYADGYPRHAPTGTPVLVAGQRSRLLGRVSMDMLCVDLTDVPQAGLGSTVELWGKNILASDVAQAADTIPYQLFCNLRRVPLVYCEG
- a CDS encoding RidA family protein, giving the protein MSIQRQLTNERMSQIVVHGGTVYLSGQVGDDMQAGIEQQTRETLANIERLLDLAGTDKSKLLSVTIYLKDIDAHFAGMNSVWDQWLPKGVAPARATVEAKLCEPEILVELSVVAALP